TCAGCAGTTTATCGCCGATGCGGATCAGGCAACGCTCGGTGTCGAGGTTGTTGAGGGCAGCGAGTTCGCCCAGCCGGACGCCGAATCGTTGCGCGATGCCGCCGCAGGTGTCGCCGGACTGCACGGTGTATTCGCGCGGCGGGACGGGGGTGGGCGACGGCGCTGGCGTCGCGGTCGGCGGCTCGGCAGTGGGCGTTGGCGCAGCAGGAAATTGCGGCCCTCCGGCAATCACGCCGTTCTCCGCAGCCGCCGGATCCTGAATGACGACCTCGATGGTGGGCTCGGCTGAAGTCTGGGTCAAGCCGGTGCTTTGCGCAAGCCACATTGCGCCGATGATGACGAAGGCGATGACGGCCAGCACGCCGATCACACCCCACGGGATCTGCGCGAGGCGTGATCGTTTGGGTTGTGCAGGCCGGATCGTGCTATTCGGACGCGCACGAAGCTTGGGGGGGCGTTGCTCGGCGGTTGCCCTCGCTTCCAGTTGCGCGCGCGGGATGGCCTGGGTAGTGCCAAATTCGTGCCCGCAAACTTCGCACACCTGCGCCTCTTCCGCGGCGCGTGAGCCGCACGAAGGGCAGCGTTTGTAACGTGACTTCGAAGGGCTGCTCATACGGAGCAACCGGCGGCCGGCTTTGCCGGTCGCCGATCACTTCACTCCATTCAATCCCAGGGCGGCTGCGTTGCCTTGCATGGCCGCCAAGACGATGCCGATGTGCTCATCGAGTGGGACGCCGAGCGCCGCTGCGGCGCGTTCGATCTCGTCGCGATGCACACCGGCGGCGAAGGCCTTCTCTTTCCACTTCTTCTTCACCGACGACACTTGCACGTCGGCGATGTTCTTCGTCGGGCGGACGAACGCCACAGCGGCGATGAAGCCGGTCAGCTCGTCTACCGCAACCAGCGCGCGCTCCATGTCGTTCTCGGGATACACGCCGGTCAGCTCAGGCGCGTGGGCAGCGATGCCGTGCAGGATCACCTCCGGCCAGCCTTGCGCGCGCAAGTAGGCGATGCCGACATTCGGGTGTCCCTGGCCGTCCAGGTTGGGATGCCGCTGGTAGTCGAAATCGTGAATCAAGCCGAGCACCCCCCAGAGCTCGGGGTCGCCGCCAAAGCGCGGCGCGTAGGCCCGCATGGCGGTCTCGACAGACAGCATGTGCCGGATCAAGGCAGGGTCGGTCGTCCACTCCGTGACAATGGTCCAGGCGGCGTCGCGGTTGTATCGAGAGTCGCTCATGTTGAGCGCAAGAGTGTAGCAGATTCGCCGGCGGCTAGCCGATCGGCAGCGGTTCGCCCAATACCGGCAGTGGCCGGGCGACAAACAGATCCCAGAACGCCTTCAACGTCGCGCCGAGCTCCCTGATCTGAAACCAGAGTATGCGAGCATAGCGGCGCTCGTCGGCAGGATAACCGACGGCAGCCACGCCGAGCACGCTGCAGGCGAAGATCGCGCGGTCCAGGTGATAGGCCTGCGTCACCAGCACGGCGTCGCGCAGGCCGAAGATGTCACGGGCGCGGTAGCATGTGTCGTAGGTGCTGCGGCCGGCGTAATCGAGCACGATGTCCGCCTCGGGTACGCCGAGCTGAATTGCCGTTTGTCGCATCACGCCCGGCTCGTTGTAGCGGGCGGAGCGGTTGTCGCCGCTCATCAGCAGCTTGTCTACCGCGCCGGCCCGGTAGAGTGCCACTGCCGACGCGACGCGGTCATACAGCACGGCACTGGGCCGGCCATTGCGCACTTCCGCTCCGAACACGATGGCGACGCGGTGATGCGGCACCGCGTCGGGTTCGGCGTAGATCCGGCTCCGCGCGAACACCATCGTGACCCCACGCACCAGCAGCGGAGCGACAACGATCAAAACCGCCGTCAGCAAGATCACGCGCTTGATCACAAATCGCATTGTATGCGAAGCCCCCACTCCCCAATCTCCCACTTCCCACGCACGGCTCACGACCCATCGTTCGCAACCCACCGCCTACAACTCACCGCCGCTTGGCCAACTTATCAGGCGTGAACGCATCCGGCAACAGGTTGCCGACGGTGGTCAGCGTGTAGTTGCCGCGGGCGTCGGCCTGGATGACGATGGTGTCCAGGCCGAACTCGCTCATGAACTGCCGGCACGCGCCGCACGGCGAGCCGCCGTTGTCGGTGACGACGGCGATGGCGATGAACTCGTGCTCACCCTCGCTGATCGCCTTCACGTAGGCGGTGCGCTCGCTGCAAATTCCTAGGCCATAGGACGCATTCTCCACGTTCACGCCGCTGTAAACGTTGCCCGAGCCGGCCAGCAGCGCTGAGCCGACGCGATAGCGCGAGTAGGGCGCGTGGGCATACTTCCGCGCACGATTGGCCACCTCGATGAGCACGCGGATGACTTCTTCAGGCAAGCCGCCCTGCGGCGGCGTTGTTGATAGCGTTGGGGAGTTGCGGGTGCTCCGGCGCGGCGGCTTCGTCCGCCGCGCGGGATCGCTCTTGCGCTGCTTGCTGCTGCGCGTCTGGCTGACGTGGCGCATGCGTCACCTTTATCTTCAAGATTCGCCGGTCGTTCACGGCGAGCACCTCGAAGACGAATTCATCGTACTCGAACTTCTCGCCGGCGACCGGCACTTTGCCCAACTGGTCGTAGATGAAGCCGCCCAGCGTGTCGCTTTCGCCCTTGGGCAGCTCGGCTTTGAGCAATTCACCGGCGTCCTCGATGTTCATGCCGGCGTCGAGGATGTAGCCGTTACCCTCCGGCAGCGGCACGATGTCCGGCTCCTCGGTATCGTATTCGTCCTGGATCTCGCCGACGATCTCCTCCAGGATGTCCTCGATGGTCACCAGGCCGGCTGTGCCGCCGTACTCGTCTACTACGATGGAGACGTGCACGCGGCGCTTCTGCAATTCGTGCAGCAGTTCGATCACCCGCTTGGATTCCGGCGTGAAGTACACCGGGCGCAGCATCTTCTCCAGCGGCGGCTTTGTGCCGTCGCGCAACGCAGCCAGCATATCCCTAGCGTAGAGGATGCCGATGATCTCGTCAATCGTGCCGCGATAGACCGGGATGCGCGAGTGGCCGGCGGAGATGACCACGTCCAGCGCTTCGTCGAACGGCGTGTTGACCTCCAATGCCACCATCGCGATGCGCGGCACCATCACCTCGCGCGCGACGGTATCGCCGAAATCCAGCACGGAGAGGATCATCTCCTTCTCGCCTTCCTCGATCAACCCCTCCTCTTCGCCGGCGTCCACCATGGTCTTGATTTCTTCCTCGGTGACGAGCGTGGCGCCATCGCGCTTTTGGCCGCCCATGGGGATGGAGAGCAAGTTGCTCAGCACCACGGCGAAGCGCACGAACGGCGCGAGCAGCACGCTCATCACCTGCATCGGGCGGACCAACGCCAGCGCGAGCGGCTCGGTGTAGCGCAACGCCAGCGCCTCCGGCACCAGCCGGCCGAAGACGAACAGGAAGAGCGCGGCGGCAAGTGCGACGATCAAGAAGGCGATGGCCTGCGCTGCCTCCGGCGACAATCCACCGAAGGTCGCGGTCAGCCAATCGAGCACCGGCGGCGTGAAACCGAGCGCGGCGATGCCCGCGGCGAGCACCAGGCCCAGCAGCGCGCCCACCTCCGCCGTCGCCAACAAGCGGCCGGAGTTCTCGGTGAGCTGTTGGATCGCCCGTGCCGATGTGACCCCTTTCTTCTCCAGCTCAACCAGGCGCGGGCGACGCATGTTGATCAGTGCGCTGCGGGCGAGAGCGAAGAACGCGCGAACCGCAGCGGCCAACACGAACAGTAGAACGACCATTGCGACGACTCTCTATAACTCCGTCCGAACGCGCACGGCCCCGAACGTCGCTTCGGGTGCTACGCCTTCGGATCCCCCAACTTGCGAATCACGCGCGCCGGCACGCCCACGGCCAGCGTCGCGTCGGGCACGTCTTTGGTGACGACTGCGCCGGCGCCGGTGCGCGCGTGTTCGCCCACGGTGACCGGCGCCACCAGCATCGTGTCACTGCCGATGAACGCATGATCACCGATGACCGTCCGGTTCTTCTTCATGCCGTCGAAGTTGCAGGTGATCGTGCCAGCGCCGATGTTGACGTGTTCCCCCACGGTGGCATCACCCAGGTAGCTGAAGTGCCCCATGTGGCTGCCGGCGCCGAGCGTGCTGTTCTTGATCTCCGCGAAGTTGCCGATATGCGCGCCGGCGCCGACATGCGCACCAGGGCGCAAGTGCGAAAACGGCCCGATATGCACCTCGTCCTCCACGCGCGAATGCTCGATCATGGACTGCACGATTTGCACGCGGTCGCCGATGTATGACTCGACGATGTAGGAATTCGGCCCGATCTGGCAGTCGCTCCCGATGCGCGTACGACCGATCAGATGCGTGTTGGGCAGGATGACGGTGTCTGCGCCGATCTCCACATCTGCCTCGATGTAGGTCGTCTCGGGGTCGGCGATGGTCACGCCGTTGAGCATGTGTTGGCGGTTGATGCGCCGGCGCAACGCGCGCTCGGCGTCGGCCAGATCCACGCGCGTGTTGATGCCGATGCACTCGTCGCGGTCGTCCGTCGTCAGGGCGCGCACCTCCCGGCCGTCGGCAACGGCGATCTCGATCAGATCGGTGAGGAAGTATTCGCCCTTCTGAGGATTGGGGCGAATGCGCTTCAGCGCGTCCCACACCCATGCGCCATCGAAGCAATATGCGCCCACGTTCAGCTCACGAATGGCGAGTTGCGCTGGCGTGCACGACACCTCCTCGACGACGGCCAGCACCCGCTCGCCCTGCGAATCGCGGATGACGCGGCCAAACCCGCGCGGATCGTCTGAGATCACGGTGAGCATGGCAATCGCGGCGCCATAGCGCTCGCGCAGATCTATGAGCTGGCGCAGCGTCTCGTGCCGGAGGAGCGGCATATCACCGTAGGTGACGACGATCTGCGCTGCGCCGGCGGCACGTGCTTCGGCTTGCATTACGGCATGGCCGGTACCCAACTGTTCGGCCTGCAGCGCGAAGACGGCGCGTTCGCCCACTGCGGCGCGCACCGGCTCGGCGCCATGCCCGATGACGACGATAGGCGTGGTCCCGGTCGCGCGGATCGCGGTCGTGATGCAGTGATCTATCAAGGGGCGGCCGGCCAGGCTGTGTAAGATCTTGGGACGCTTCGATTTCATGCGCGTCCCCATGCCGGCAGCGAGCACAACAGCGCGGGTGTTGGCGTGCGGATGGTCCGATTCGTCAGACATCATCTGAATTGAAAATTGAGAACCGAGAACCCGGCGCCGTCCGGTGCCCAGTCCTCGATTCTCAATTCTACTGGGGCGGCTGGATTCGAACCAACGAATGTCGGATCCAGAGTCCGATGCCTTACCACTTGGCGACGCCCCATCGTTGCGCTGCTTTACAACGCATGTATTTTACCATCGCGATTGTGTGCGCAGAGACGGGGTGCATTCGTGCATCGGGGGCAAAATTTGCATGGCCGGGCGCGGACTCCGTTCCGCGCCTATCCATGCCGCGAATGGGGCAGACGTAGCAGACCCGCCCCGGCGTAAACACCTGGGCTGAAAGTGGGCGGGATGCACGCGGTTTGCCCGTATGTTCAGCGCTGGGATTTATCCCGGCGCGACTGAAGCAAATACCGCTGCCGGCCGGTCTGCGTTCCCCCCATTTTGAAATGCACCCCAGAGACGCCCCCAGGCGCGTCTCTGCGGTCGCCATTTCATACCGGTGTGCAGCGCGCAGCACCGTGAACGCGCCGTCAAATATCGCGCGGGTCGTCGGTCATCATCACCAGGCGCGGCTTGAAGCGGGCGATGATGTCCACCAGGTCGCTCTGGGCGGCCATCACCTCGTTGATGTTCTTGTAGGCTTGTGGCGCTTCGTCCAGACCGCCCCCCAGCAACTTGACGCCGCGCTCGCGCAGATATTCGTCGCGCATCTTCTTGGTGATGTTCTTGAACGCCTCGTTGCGGCTCATCTGCCGACCGGCGCCGTGCGAGGCGCTGTTCAGCGAGGCCGGGTTGCCCTTGCCGCGCACCACATAGCCCACGTCGCCCATCGTGCCTGGGATCACGCCCAATACGCCTTTGCCGGCCGGCGTCGCGCCCTTGCGATGCACATAGACGCGCCGGCCATCGGGCAATGCCTCCTCCCAGGCGAAGTTGTGATGGTTCTCCACCGTGGCCAGCACTTCCAGGCCGGCAGCTTTGGCAATCTGCTTGTGGATGATGCGGTGGTTGGCCGAGGCGAAGCGCCCCGCCAGGTTCATCGCCACCCAGTATTCCTGGCCGGCTTCGCTGTCTGTGTCCAGCCAGGCCAGGTGCGCCAGGTCTTTGCTCAGCTCCGGGTGCAACTGGCGCGCCAGCTTGCTGTAGTGATCGGCGATCTGGAAGCCAACGCCGCGGCTGCCGCTGTGCGAAAGCAAAGCGAGGTATTTGCCGGGCTGCAAGCCCAGTTGTGGGTCGAATTCCACCACCTCGAGCTGGCCGAACTCGACGAAGTGGTTGCCGCTGCCGGATGTGCCGAGTTGCGGGATGCCCTTGGTTTCTTTCAAATGCCGCAGCAGCGGCGTAGCCTCCCAGTCGGGATCGTCCAGAATGGGGTCTTCGCGCGGCGGCTTCCACTCCGCGCCGGCGCCGAAGCGCGTGTTCTCGCGCAGCACTTTCTCGAAGCGCCCCTCTTGCTGGTCGAGCAGATTCGGCGGCGCGTCGAAGACGCTCAGGCGCATGCGGCAGGCGATGTCCACGCCTACGGCGTATGGAATGACGGCATCTTCCGTCGCCAGCACGCCGCCGATGGGCAAGCCATAGCCGACGTGTGCATCGGGCATGAGCGCACCGGCCACGCTCACCGGCAGGCGCATCGCGTTGTCCATCTGCGCCCGCGAGGCGGCGTCAATGTGCTCCTCGCCCCACACAGCGTAGGGCAGCGGCGTTTGTCGAACTTCGCCTTTAGTTGTCGCGCTCACTTTGGTCATCTTTACTATCGTAGCACGTTCGCCGCATCGCCAAGTCCACGAGTAGCCGGGCGCTGCGGTCGTAGGTGAAGTAGTGCCACACCCAGTCGAGGAACACGCTCAGCCGGTTGCGCAGGCCGATCAGATAGATCAAGTGCAGGAACAGCCACATCAGCCAGGCGAAGAAGCCGGTGAACTTCCAGCCGTTGGGAAACTGTGCGACGGCAGCGCTGCGGCCGATCGTCGCCATCGTCCCGGGGTCGCGATAGATGAACGGCTCGGTGGGTTGGCCGCGGATGCGCCGCTGGATTTGCCGGGCGACGTGCTTGCCGCCCTGGAGCGCGGCCTGGGCCAATTGCGGGTGCGGCGTGCCGTCGGGATTCTTGCCCAGCGCCAGGTCGCCGATCACGAAGGCATCGGGGTGGCCGGGGATGCTCATGTCGGGGTTGACGACGATCCGGCCGCCGCGGCCCAGCGCGACGCCCAACGCCTGCGCCAGGGGGCTGGCCTTCATGCCGGCTGCCCACACTACCGTGCGCGCCGGAATCACCTCGCCGCTTTTGAGATGCACCGCGTCCGCCGTCACGCGGGTCACGGTCTCGTTCAGCCGCACCTCCACGCCGAACCGGCGCAGTGTGTCCAGCGCGTTTTGCTGCAGCGATGCATCGAACGGCGCCAGCAGGCGATCCATCGCCTCGATTAGGACGACATGTGCGCGGCTGACGTCGAGGCGTGGGAAGTCGCGGGGCATCAGCCGCTTGAACCACTCAACGATCGCGCCAGCCATCTCCACGCCGGTCGGCCCGCCGCCCACCACCACGACCGTGAGCGCGCCTTGCTCGATCTGCGCCGGATCGTTGTTCGCGCACTCGAATTGTTTCAGGATATGGCTGCGCAGGGCGATGGCCTCTTCCACGCTCTTCAGCCCGAAGGCATATTGCGCCACGCCCTCCACGCCGAAGTCGCTCGTCACCGCGCCGGCCGCCAGCACCAGGTAGTCGAACGGGATCGGCTCGCCGCCGTCAACCCGCAGGCACTTGCCGTCCCAGTCTACGTCGGTCGCGCGGACCATGCGGAAGTCGAAGTTGCGATAGCCGTGAAACAACCCGCGCACCGACTGGGCGATCTCCTCGGCGTTGAGCGCGGCCGTCGCCACCTGGTACAGCAGCGGCTGGAAGATGTGATGGTTGCGCGCGTCCACCAGCGTTACCGCGACCGGCGCGCGTCGGAGGTGCTGCGCGACCTTCAAACCGCCAAAGCCCGCCCCGACGATGACCACGCGGGGCAGGTGAGAGTTGCCTTGCATGCGCGCAGTATAGGTGTCATGTTGAAGAAATCGCTGAAAGCAACGTCAGGTGACTTGACGACCTATTGACCGATCATCAACTGCCTCACTTCGAACGGATCCACCGAGATGGCGTTGTGGGCGTAGAGGTCAATCGCTCCGATGTCGGATGAACGCATCTCCAGCGCGCCGCGATCGCCGATGCGCACGATGACCGGAAAGCCCGACCAGTCTTCGTCCCCTACGCCCTCGCCCTCCGGGGAGAGGGCCGGGGTGAGGGGAAAGGGCGGCGGCATGAGCACGCCGACGTCGAAGGCGCGCATGTCCGTGCGCTCGATCAGCGCGCGCAGCACGTCGTGCAGCGCATCGGCCAGGTCGTCGTCGAGCGCGTGGCCGTAGATCCAGGTGTCCTTGGGCCGATTGGCCGCCAAATAGACGAAGCCGCGCAGCCGGCCGGCACACAGGCCCAGCCCCACATCGTCGTGCGCGGCCAACAGATCGTCGAAGTAATTCGCGCCGTGCCGGGCGCGGTAGGCCAGCGCGGCGCGGCGCAGCATCTCCACCTTGGCGTAATGCATGCCGCGCCCGAGCCCCATCTGCGCGTGCGCATGGGGGATCGAAGCGCCGCCCTTCGGCCCGCCGTTCCACATCCACACCAAGTAGCGCGCCTGCGGGTCGTGATCGTGCGCGCGCCGCGCCCACTCCAGCGACGTACGGAAGTAATCGCGCAAGTGCGCGCGGGTGAAGGCCAGCGGGTCCGGCTCGTCGAAGATCAACACGGCGCACTGCCCCTCCCAGCGTGCCACGTTGCTGGCCGTGATGCAGTATTCGCCGCGCACCCGGCCGAAGACGTCCTCAGTCGTCGCGCGCAGCGGATCGGCGAAGGCATCTTCGATGGGTGATTCACGGTTTACGTTTTGCGTTTTGTGTCCGGTGTCCCACGTCTTGCGTCTCGCGTCTTGTGTCTCGCGTTCATCGTCGTAGAGGGTCACCGGCCGCCAGCGGCGCAGCGGGTTGAACAGCGCGCCGTCGAAGGTGACGAGGTTGGTGACGCGTATCACTTCCTGGCGCTCCACGGCGGCGACCGAACCGAACTGCGCCTCGACCCACGGGCGCATTGCGTCGGGGACGCGGCATTCGCCGGCGACGCGATCCACGCGGAAGATGCGCTCGAAGCGCGCCCGGCGCTCGGCGGGCAGCGCAGCGATCAACTCTGGAAGGTCAACGATGGTGGGCATGGGCTTCAATGTTACTCGTCCGTGAGACGACGATTGACTCAAATGACATTGCGCAGATCAACGAGCCAAGCGTGATTCAGCGCCCAACGCGCTCCGAGTGCGTTGGGCGCTGTGCGTGACATCTCGCAAGACGCTAAAATGGGTTGCAATCGAACATTTCGCAGGCCGCGCATCCGCCGGCCTGCGTCATTCAGGAGAACCCCATCATGAGTTTCATCGAGTCCGTCTTCGCGCGTGAGATCCTCGATTCGCGCGGCAACCCTACCGTCGAGGTGGACGTGATCCTCGAAGACGGCGCCTATGGGCGCGCCAGCGTGCCCAGCGGCGCCAGCACCGGCGAAAACGAAGCCGTGGAGCTGCGCGACGGCGACAAACAGCGCTACGGCGGCAAAGGCGTGCGCAAGGCCGTCAATCACATCAACACCGAGATCGCCGCCGCGCTCGAAGGGTGGCCGGCCACCGACCAGACCGGCATTGACAAGCTGCTCAACCAGCTCGACGGCACCGAGAACAAATCGAACCTTGGCGCGAATGCCATCCTCGGTGTAAGCCTGGCCGTGGCGCGCGCGGCGGCTAACAGCTTGGGCATGCCGCTGTATCGCTACCTCGGCGGCGTGAACGCGCATGTGCTGCCCACGCCGATGATGAACATCCTCAACGGCGGCAAGCATGCCGACAACAGCACCGACTTCCAAGAGTTCATGATCCTGCCGGTCGGCGCGTCGTCGTTCGCCGAAGCGCTGCAGTGGGGCGCGGAGTGCTATCACGCCCTGCACAAGGTGTTGAAGAGCAAGGGATACGGCACCAACGTCGGCGACGAGGGCGGCTTCGCGCCCTCGCTGAAGAGCAACGTCGAGGCCGTCGAGGTCATCCTCGAGGCGATCGTCAAGGCCGGCTACGCGCCCGGCGATCAGATCGCCCTCGGCCTCGATCCCGCTGCCAGTGAGATCTACGAGAAGGGCAAGTATCGCCTGGCCAAAGAAGGCAAGGTGCTCAGCACCGACGAGATGATCGCCTACTGGGAGGACTGGCTGCGCCAATATCCCATCGTCTCGATCGAGGACGGCCTCGCCGAGCACGACTGGGACGGGTGGGCCAAATTCACCGCCAAAGTCGGCGACCGGATTCGGCTCGTCGGCGACGACCTGCTGGTGACCAACGTCAAGTTCGTCGAGCGCGCCATCCGCGAGAAAGCCTGCAACGCGCTGCTGTGCAAGGTGAACCAGATCGGCACGCTGAGCGAGACCATCGCCGCGGTAACCATGAGCCTGCGCGCCGGCTGGGCGGTGGCCGTGTCGCATCGCAGCGGCGAGACCGAGGACACGACGATCAGCGATCTGGTGGTCGCGTTGAACACCGGTCTGATCAAGACCGGCGCGCCGGCGCGGGGTGAACGCACCGCTAAGTACAATCAGCTCTTGCGGATCGAAGAAGAACTGGGCGAGGGCGCGCGCTATGCCGGCCGCATGGCGTTGAGGTGAGTTGATCCACGCAGGGCACGAAGTGACACGAAGGAGAGACCCTCTTCGCCATGCTTCGTCTCCTGCGTGAATCAGATGATGAGGAGGCATGATGAACGTGAGTCGTTTGATTGCACTATGCATGTTGGCGATTGCGCTGGTTGCGTGTGGCGCGAGCGATGGGCCGCCGCCGATTGCGACGATCAGCCCGCACATCACCACGCTGAGCGAGCCGTCGGTCGAGGTGGAATCGCAGTCTCGGGTGAGCGGGCCGATCACGTTCATAGACTTCTACGCCGAGTGGTGCACGGTGTGCAAGCAAACCACACCGCTCGTTCAACGGCTGCGCGAAGAGTTCAAGGACGAGGTGATCTTCGTGTCGTATGACGTGGACGCGCCGGCCAGCCGCGACATCGTGCGGCAGTATCGTGTCGCCGGCGTGCCGACCTTCATCATCTTGGATGGCAAGCAGGAAGTGATCAGCCGCTTCAGCGGTGGCTTTGGCTACGCTGATATGAAGCAAAAACTGGAGCGCTACACGCGCAAAGACTGACCGGGAGGCTGGGACGACTCCTACTTCTCGCCTTCCGACTTTCTGCTTGCTGAACCGACATCCATCGGCAACACCGGATCAAGGAACGCATGCGACCTTCGCGACGCACGCTGATCAAACTCGGCTCGCTCGGCTTGCTGCGCGCGTTGCTGCCCCCGCTGCCGCCGGTGGACTTCTACACCGACGGCGAGCCGGCGCGACCGGTCACGCGCCGGCCGGCGATCGCCTTCGCGCGCTCGCTGCAATTCGGTGCCCTCATCCGTAGTGAACCGAACCTGCGCGCCCCACAGGTGGGCGTGCTCCGGCGCGACGACGTGCTGCCGATCTATGCCGAAGTACAGACCGAATCCGGCCCGCCGCACAACAAGCTGTGGTATGAGGTCGAAGGTGGCTATCTGCATTCGGCATCGGCGCACCCGGTGCGCTGGCAGTTGAACCAGCCGGTGAACGACGCCGGCGCGCACGGCTTCTGGGCCGAGGTGACCGTGCCGTTCGTGGATTCGCGCGTCGCGCCGTCGGTGAAGGCCGCGCCGACGAAATACCGCTACTACGGTGGCACGGTTTACAAGGTCATCCAGGTCGTCAAGTCGCCGGACACGCCCGAAGACGTTCGGGCGCGACCGTTGCCGTTCAGCGGCAGCACCGCGTGGTGGTATCGGATCGAGGACGAGAGCTTCCCCGGGCTGTATTTCGTGCCGGCGTCGCACCTGCGACCCGTTGCGCAGGCGGAGTTCGCGCCGATTTCGCCGGACGTAGACCCGCGCGAGAAGCGGATCGTCGTGAAGCTGCGCGAGCAACGACTCTACGCCTACGAAGGCAAGCGCGAGGTGTTCACTTGCCGCATTGCCTCGGGCACTTACTTCAAAGATGCCGAGACCGGCGAGCT
The window above is part of the Candidatus Roseilinea sp. genome. Proteins encoded here:
- a CDS encoding HDIG domain-containing protein, whose amino-acid sequence is MSDSRYNRDAAWTIVTEWTTDPALIRHMLSVETAMRAYAPRFGGDPELWGVLGLIHDFDYQRHPNLDGQGHPNVGIAYLRAQGWPEVILHGIAAHAPELTGVYPENDMERALVAVDELTGFIAAVAFVRPTKNIADVQVSSVKKKWKEKAFAAGVHRDEIERAAAALGVPLDEHIGIVLAAMQGNAAALGLNGVK
- a CDS encoding membrane protein: MRFVIKRVILLTAVLIVVAPLLVRGVTMVFARSRIYAEPDAVPHHRVAIVFGAEVRNGRPSAVLYDRVASAVALYRAGAVDKLLMSGDNRSARYNEPGVMRQTAIQLGVPEADIVLDYAGRSTYDTCYRARDIFGLRDAVLVTQAYHLDRAIFACSVLGVAAVGYPADERRYARILWFQIRELGATLKAFWDLFVARPLPVLGEPLPIG
- a CDS encoding cytidine deaminase; the protein is MPEEVIRVLIEVANRARKYAHAPYSRYRVGSALLAGSGNVYSGVNVENASYGLGICSERTAYVKAISEGEHEFIAIAVVTDNGGSPCGACRQFMSEFGLDTIVIQADARGNYTLTTVGNLLPDAFTPDKLAKRR
- the glmU gene encoding bifunctional protein GlmU, which produces MSDESDHPHANTRAVVLAAGMGTRMKSKRPKILHSLAGRPLIDHCITTAIRATGTTPIVVIGHGAEPVRAAVGERAVFALQAEQLGTGHAVMQAEARAAGAAQIVVTYGDMPLLRHETLRQLIDLRERYGAAIAMLTVISDDPRGFGRVIRDSQGERVLAVVEEVSCTPAQLAIRELNVGAYCFDGAWVWDALKRIRPNPQKGEYFLTDLIEIAVADGREVRALTTDDRDECIGINTRVDLADAERALRRRINRQHMLNGVTIADPETTYIEADVEIGADTVILPNTHLIGRTRIGSDCQIGPNSYIVESYIGDRVQIVQSMIEHSRVEDEVHIGPFSHLRPGAHVGAGAHIGNFAEIKNSTLGAGSHMGHFSYLGDATVGEHVNIGAGTITCNFDGMKKNRTVIGDHAFIGSDTMLVAPVTVGEHARTGAGAVVTKDVPDATLAVGVPARVIRKLGDPKA
- the rtcB gene encoding RNA-splicing ligase RtcB, yielding MTKVSATTKGEVRQTPLPYAVWGEEHIDAASRAQMDNAMRLPVSVAGALMPDAHVGYGLPIGGVLATEDAVIPYAVGVDIACRMRLSVFDAPPNLLDQQEGRFEKVLRENTRFGAGAEWKPPREDPILDDPDWEATPLLRHLKETKGIPQLGTSGSGNHFVEFGQLEVVEFDPQLGLQPGKYLALLSHSGSRGVGFQIADHYSKLARQLHPELSKDLAHLAWLDTDSEAGQEYWVAMNLAGRFASANHRIIHKQIAKAAGLEVLATVENHHNFAWEEALPDGRRVYVHRKGATPAGKGVLGVIPGTMGDVGYVVRGKGNPASLNSASHGAGRQMSRNEAFKNITKKMRDEYLRERGVKLLGGGLDEAPQAYKNINEVMAAQSDLVDIIARFKPRLVMMTDDPRDI
- the ndh gene encoding NADH dehydrogenase — protein: MQGNSHLPRVVIVGAGFGGLKVAQHLRRAPVAVTLVDARNHHIFQPLLYQVATAALNAEEIAQSVRGLFHGYRNFDFRMVRATDVDWDGKCLRVDGGEPIPFDYLVLAAGAVTSDFGVEGVAQYAFGLKSVEEAIALRSHILKQFECANNDPAQIEQGALTVVVVGGGPTGVEMAGAIVEWFKRLMPRDFPRLDVSRAHVVLIEAMDRLLAPFDASLQQNALDTLRRFGVEVRLNETVTRVTADAVHLKSGEVIPARTVVWAAGMKASPLAQALGVALGRGGRIVVNPDMSIPGHPDAFVIGDLALGKNPDGTPHPQLAQAALQGGKHVARQIQRRIRGQPTEPFIYRDPGTMATIGRSAAVAQFPNGWKFTGFFAWLMWLFLHLIYLIGLRNRLSVFLDWVWHYFTYDRSARLLVDLAMRRTCYDSKDDQSERDN
- the eno gene encoding enolase, translating into MSFIESVFAREILDSRGNPTVEVDVILEDGAYGRASVPSGASTGENEAVELRDGDKQRYGGKGVRKAVNHINTEIAAALEGWPATDQTGIDKLLNQLDGTENKSNLGANAILGVSLAVARAAANSLGMPLYRYLGGVNAHVLPTPMMNILNGGKHADNSTDFQEFMILPVGASSFAEALQWGAECYHALHKVLKSKGYGTNVGDEGGFAPSLKSNVEAVEVILEAIVKAGYAPGDQIALGLDPAASEIYEKGKYRLAKEGKVLSTDEMIAYWEDWLRQYPIVSIEDGLAEHDWDGWAKFTAKVGDRIRLVGDDLLVTNVKFVERAIREKACNALLCKVNQIGTLSETIAAVTMSLRAGWAVAVSHRSGETEDTTISDLVVALNTGLIKTGAPARGERTAKYNQLLRIEEELGEGARYAGRMALR